Within the Rhodospirillales bacterium genome, the region CGCCCGAAATCAGGCACAGCACCAGATCGTCGGGCCGCGCGGTCCGGGCGAGGTCGAGAATCCGCCTTGCCGTTTCGCGCCCCTTGGCGTCGGGCACCGGGTGCGCGGCCTCGACGACCTCGATCCTGCGGCACGGCACGCCCGAACCGTAACGGGTGACGATCAGGCCGGAGAGCTCTCCCGACCAATGATCCTCGACCGCCTTGGCCATCGCCGCCGACCCCTTGCCCGCCCCGAGCACGAGCGTGCGTCCCTTGGGCGGGACCGGCAGGTGCGGCGGCACGCACCGCATGGGATCGGCCGCCGCGACCGCCGCGTCGAACAACCGGCGGAGAAACGCACGGGTCTCGCCGGAACTCATGATCAA harbors:
- a CDS encoding DUF4147 domain-containing protein; translated protein: MSSGETRAFLRRLFDAAVAAADPMRCVPPHLPVPPKGRTLVLGAGKGSAAMAKAVEDHWSGELSGLIVTRYGSGVPCRRIEVVEAAHPVPDAKGRETARRILDLARTARPDDLVLCLISG